In Porites lutea chromosome 7, jaPorLute2.1, whole genome shotgun sequence, a single window of DNA contains:
- the LOC140944762 gene encoding uncharacterized protein gives VARYWSLDIGVDIMPAVSVEDLSPLSDTHGFPRHVFGMTGNLKFHLVCKVSGQSPHAPYLHISHAKTEVFLVRHLHPIHKKCYRVLKYLLTHGTYFNRPIKDISLSSYVFKTAVLFHEYEKLCSGTPDIVTCCIEIKRYVRVKLRQGVFPPFLMRTTNVWGQCYKIPVSDAWRPTDLNREICSFDWCFVLWFQLWRQFLGKALTIFQRIKMKWQIEEPETSDSITLLGQASLNTMSQTHDLVAYIPNKYDPFLAEFAVLREDVLVITAEYSRRSKYAETVSMVSRCPSEETWQLVLPKFPEYLSQIESVCGREVSIPKEEFEEVVAVN, from the coding sequence GTTGCTCGATATTGGTCACTAGATATTGGTGTTGATATTATGCCAGCAGTATCTGTTGAGGACCTTTCTCCTCTCAGTGATACCCATGGTTTTCCTAGGCATGTGTTTGGAATGACAGGAAACCTTAAGTTTCATCTTGTGTGCAAAGTGTCAGGGCAGTCCCCTCATGCACCTTATCTCCACATTTCCCACGCTAAAACTGAGGTTTTTCTGGTGCGTCATCTACATCCAATCCATAAAAAATGCTACAGGGTACTGAAGTATCTTCTGACTCATGGCACATATTTTAACAGGCCAATAAAAGACATAAGCCTGTCTTCTTATGTGTTTAAAACTGCTGTCCTTTTCCATGAATATGAGAAGCTGTGCTCAGGTACTCCTGATATTGTAACCTGCTGCATTGAAATTAAACGGTATGTCAGAGTCAAATTAAGGCAGGGTGTGTTTCCACCATTCCTGATGAGAACGACAAATGTTTGGGGGCAGTGTTACAAAATTCCTGTATCAGATGCATGGAGGCCAACAGATCTAAACAGAGAAATCTGCTCGTTTGActggtgttttgttttgtggttTCAGCTTTGGAGGCAATTTCTTGGCAAGGCATTGAcaatatttcaaagaataaaaatgaaatggcaAATAGAAGAACCAGAAACCAGTGATAGCATCACTTTATTGGGCCAGGCTTCACTAAACACCATGTCTCAGACACATGATTTAGTAGCTTATATTCCAAATAAGtatgatccatttctagctgaGTTTGCAGTTTTAAGAGAGGATGTGTTAGTCATTACAGCTGAGTACTCTCGACGTTCAAAATATGCAGAGACAGTTAGTATGGTTAGCAGATGTCCTTCAGAAGAAACCTGGCAATTGGTTTTACCTAAATTTCCAGAATATCTGAGTCAAATTGAAAGTGTGTGCGGAAGGGAAGTAAGTATCCCAAAGGAAGAGTTTGAGGAAGTGGTAGCAGTGAACTGA
- the LOC140943352 gene encoding uncharacterized skeletal organic matrix protein 5-like yields MKLRSNESKAYPLIMGNRVIKAYCHMTVSSSENETCGNGAWTLVMKTDGTKQTFHYDSDLWNNNKTFNLDGGETGFDLQETKLPSYWNTSLSKICLGMKINNQINFIVINKQANSLYSLIADGQYRSTSLGRDKWMSLIGSNASLQLNCNKEGFNANCTLSDRSKARIGILGNDQTHCHACNSRLGFGSGGNHDDRGNTCGNLDNHEKKKLSIKTMGYILVQ; encoded by the exons ATGAAACTACG ATCAAATGAGAGCAAAGCCTACCCACTGATAATGGGAAATAGGGTCATTAAGGCTTACTGTCATATGACCGTTTCTTCTTCTGAAAATGAAACATGTGGAAATGGAGCATGGACTCTGGTCATGAAGACTGATGGTACTAAG CAAACTTTTCACTATGATTCCGACCTctggaacaacaacaaaacattcaaTCTTGATGGAGGGGAGACTGGGTTTGACTTACAGGAGACTAAACTACCCTCCTACTGGAACACATCCCTCAGCAAGATCTGCCTCGGTATGAAGATCAACAACCAGATCAATTTTATTGTCATCAACAAGCAGGCGAACTCCTTGTACTCTCTGATCGCTGATGGGCAATACCGCAGCACCTCATTGGGTCGTGACAAGTGGATGTCGCTGATTGGTTCAAATGCCTCATTGCAGCTGAACTGTAACAAGGAAGGGTTCAACGCAAACTGTACCTTGAGTGACCGTTCCAAAGCAAGAATCGGTATTCTCGGCAACGATCAAACGCATTGCCATGCATGTAACTCCAGATTGGGGTTTGGGAGCGGAGGGAACCACGATGATAGGGGGAATACATGTGGAAATTTGGATAatcacgagaaaaaaaaactgagcatCAAGACAATGGGGTATATCCTGGTGCAGTGA